One genomic window of Branchiostoma floridae strain S238N-H82 chromosome 4, Bfl_VNyyK, whole genome shotgun sequence includes the following:
- the LOC118414652 gene encoding testis-expressed protein 52-like, with amino-acid sequence MIVLRTMPARGPTIAERENLANIPNPSRSGFTPRPIQRLATIKPPRTATNIEINHKLRTSVEESTPRFEPPPTFHLWQEVGWHEPMMPPKQARDYNSNVWRNFTALHGYHIRATPKQGLNDTVAAMYPINLPQASHMGRNTFAKYVGESRTMVRDAGQRREVVLKLQQQLEEFRRLRIESEMRRPPVDELGRILPPEAFKQYPRHTDVASTSGPTTQSIYDSTLRTYTRQHPGTRIGDSRSETSAHSTGLNRRGAPLVTKLSYSQNHPQYQKVIEEQKLIQEWKRAKREAEKDARTAKLL; translated from the exons ATGATCGTTCTCCGCACCATGCCAGCTCGCGGCCCGACCATCGCTGAGCGGGAAAATCTCGCCAACATCCCCAACCCGAGTCGGTCAG GTTTCACCCCTCGACCAATCCAAAGGCTGGCCACCATCAAACCGCCGCGTACCGCCACCAACATCGAAATCAACCACAAGCTGCGAACGTCTGTCGAGGAGTCTACGCCGAGATTCGAGCCCCCGCCCACATTCCATCTATGGCAG GAGGTCGGCTGGCATGAGCCCATGATGCCCCCCAAGCAGGCGCGTGACTACAACAGCAACGTGTGGCGGAACTTCACTGCTCTCCATGGTTACCACATCCGGGCTACGCCCAAGCAGGGGCTGAACGACACTGTGGCGGCCATGTACCCGATCAACCTGCCGCAGGCCTCGCACATGGGCCGCAACACGTTCGCCAAGTACGTCGGTGAGAGCCGCACGATGGTTCGCGACGCGGGTCAGCGCAGGGAGGTGGTCCTGAAGCTTCAGCAGCAGCTGGAGGAGTTCCGGAGGCTCCGCATCGAGAGCGAGATGCGCCGGCCGCCCGTGGACGAACTCGGGCGCATCCTGCCGCCCGAGGCCTTCAAGCAGTACCCGCGGCACACGGACGTGGCCTCGACCTCGGGCCCCACCACCCAGAGCATCTACGACTCGACGCTGCGTACGTACACGCGGCAGCACCCAGGCACGCGGATCGGGGACTCTCGCAGCGAGACGTCGGCGCACAGTACCGGTCTGAACCGCCGGGGGGCGCCGCTGGTCACCAAGCTGTCGTACAGCCAGAACCACCCACAGTACCAGAAGGTCATCGAGGAACAGAAACTGATTCAGGAGTGGAAACGGGCCAAACGGGAGGCGGAGAAGGATGCACGGACTGCAAAACTTTTATAA